A portion of the bacterium genome contains these proteins:
- a CDS encoding response regulator transcription factor, translated as MENYNIVIADDHALLRKGIIRILDEVDYIHVVGEAGDGLELIELLKKKKADMAIIDISMPNLRGIEATKEIKKMYPNMKVIILTMHKKMEYLQQSLTMGADGYLLKEDTDEELLIAIENVRRGKVYISQALSEEVNDDLIKRHRFGQKKIASETLTTREREILKLIAEGKSNRDIAQLLFISTRTVENHRAHIMQKLGFKKVTELVTYSIEKGYI; from the coding sequence GTGGAGAATTATAATATTGTTATTGCAGATGATCATGCCCTGCTGCGAAAGGGGATTATCCGTATCCTCGACGAGGTTGATTATATCCATGTCGTGGGCGAGGCAGGTGACGGCCTGGAACTGATCGAGCTATTGAAGAAAAAGAAAGCGGACATGGCCATCATCGACATTTCGATGCCGAACCTGCGTGGTATCGAGGCGACAAAAGAAATAAAAAAGATGTATCCGAACATGAAGGTCATCATCCTGACCATGCATAAAAAGATGGAATATCTGCAACAGTCTCTGACCATGGGAGCGGACGGTTATTTACTGAAGGAAGATACGGATGAGGAACTCTTAATCGCCATAGAAAACGTGAGACGGGGGAAAGTTTATATTTCTCAGGCGCTTTCGGAAGAGGTGAATGACGACCTGATTAAACGCCACCGCTTCGGTCAGAAGAAAATTGCCTCCGAGACCTTAACTACCCGGGAACGGGAAATTCTCAAACTGATCGCAGAGGGCAAATCGAATCGGGATATCGCCCAACTCTTGTTCATCAGTACCAGGACGGTAGAGAACCATCGGGCCCACATCATGCAGAAATTGGGTTTCAAGAAAGTGACGGAATTGGTGACCTATTCCATCGAAAAGGGTTATATTTGA